Below is a genomic region from Rickettsiales bacterium.
CCGCCAATGCTGCGAGCCATGCGCCTCGGCTTTGCGTGAGCAACAAAGCACCCAGCAGCAACATCCAACAAAGCGCGGGGAGAAGCCGCCGCTCCTGTTTTGCCTCTAACAGCAACCATAGGGCGGGTATCAGTATAAGCCCATAGAGCGTACCCGCTTGGTTTGCATTCAACGCACGCCCATAGCCAATTAAACGCCCCATAGGCATGGACGGCACATCGCCCCACGCCATCGTGAGACAAGCACTTATCGCCGCAATTCCAACCAATATTGTAATCGCTTTAAAGAACCATTCCTGACTCATCTCACGTAAGCTCGTCGCAATAACTAGAACGAACCCCAAGGTTAGAGCTGATTTACGCACCACTTCGCCGAACTCTTCGCCCGAAAATATCGGGCTCCAGCTGAGGCTAAGTATTTGATAAAGAAAATAGGCAATCAACGTTTTGCCTAACGCCTCACGCCAGAATGTCAGCTGCAATTTATGACGAAACGCCGTGAAGGCAAATACCACCAGCATGGTATAAAATATCAGCTTATGCGGCTTTGCATCCTCCAGCCAATAAAAGGCCGATAGAAAAAGCACCAGCAAAACGGATAAAAAAAGAGTGCGAGGTGGCTGTAATTTGCTATGCATAGAGTCAATGTTAATTGAACTGAAAAACGAACACCATGATTATTCTACTTTCCCCCAGTAAGACGCTTGAAGAAGCCGCACCCTATCCCGCGATTACGCCGACTCAGCCACAGTTACTGGAACATACGCAAACACTTGCAAAAATTATGCATGGCAAATCAGCCAATGATATGAGCGCGCTGATGAAAATTAGCGAAAAGCTAGGCACCCTAAACTATGATCGCTATCAAAGTTTCCAAACGCCTTTTACAAAGGATAATGCCCGCCCCTGTATTTTCAGCTTCAAAGGTGATGTGTATGACGGCCTCAATATTGAGCAATTTGATACGGACGCGCTTAACAAAGCACAACAGCATCTGCGGGTTTTATCCGGGCTTTACGGCTTACTTCGTCCGTTTGATCTGATGCAGCCCTACCGTTTAGAGATGGGAACCAGACTGCAAAACCCACGCGGCAAGAACCTTTATGAGTTTTGGGGAGATCGCATAACCGAACTTCTTAATCAGGAACTCGAGCAAAGCGGATCGGATACGATTATCAACCTCGCCTCGAACGAATATTTCAAAGCCATCAATACGAAAAAGCTGAAGGGCAAACTCGTCACACCCGTCTTTAAGGAGATAAAAGGCAACGAAATGAAGGTGGTAGGCCTATTTGCAAAACGTGCTCGCGGGATGATGACTCGCCATCTACTCACCTCCAACAACCCTCTAGAAAGCTTTGTG
It encodes:
- a CDS encoding O-antigen ligase family protein, which produces MHSKLQPPRTLFLSVLLVLFLSAFYWLEDAKPHKLIFYTMLVVFAFTAFRHKLQLTFWREALGKTLIAYFLYQILSLSWSPIFSGEEFGEVVRKSALTLGFVLVIATSLREMSQEWFFKAITILVGIAAISACLTMAWGDVPSMPMGRLIGYGRALNANQAGTLYGLILIPALWLLLEAKQERRLLPALCWMLLLGALLLTQSRGAWLAALAGQGLLLLLQPAISRKNLLYIFITALAAVLIAGIGIDWTSIIERMDGYRLFIWQHALGDGWSQSPLTGLGYRTPFSLTLPYGETIYQTHSIYVAALYQGGVLGLGVLLAVFVMASKRLWQSRAKAEARLMLALLANAALFGAVDYDILLVNSALQWPLFWLPIGGAIAVAMRSK
- the yaaA gene encoding peroxide stress protein YaaA codes for the protein MIILLSPSKTLEEAAPYPAITPTQPQLLEHTQTLAKIMHGKSANDMSALMKISEKLGTLNYDRYQSFQTPFTKDNARPCIFSFKGDVYDGLNIEQFDTDALNKAQQHLRVLSGLYGLLRPFDLMQPYRLEMGTRLQNPRGKNLYEFWGDRITELLNQELEQSGSDTIINLASNEYFKAINTKKLKGKLVTPVFKEIKGNEMKVVGLFAKRARGMMTRHLLTSNNPLESFVEANYRLDDTLSSDAERIFTRAA